The Cyclobacteriaceae bacterium genome includes a region encoding these proteins:
- a CDS encoding SDR family NAD(P)-dependent oxidoreductase codes for MDKVWLITGCSTGFGRELAKLVLKSGYKAGVAARNPKDIEDIIKDYPQTSLSLKLDVTKAEEITSAVALTKQKFGRIDVLVNNAGIGYFGAIEESEEAEVRRMFEINFFGLARITNEVLPIMRAQHSGHILNIASIGGLVGFPAVGFYNATKFAVDGYSESLSKEVAHLGIKVTVIAPSGFRTDWAGRSANNSPVVIEDYLPSAGANKNTIRGYSGQQPGDPVRAAQAIVKVVETEHPPLRLLLGAAALKGARNKLEVLKKDFDTWEATTTGADFPS; via the coding sequence ATGGATAAGGTATGGCTCATAACAGGCTGCTCAACGGGTTTCGGCCGCGAATTGGCTAAACTCGTACTCAAATCAGGTTACAAGGCAGGTGTTGCCGCCCGCAATCCAAAAGACATCGAGGATATTATTAAAGATTACCCTCAAACTTCCCTTTCGTTAAAGCTCGATGTTACAAAGGCTGAAGAAATTACTTCAGCGGTAGCGCTGACAAAACAAAAGTTCGGAAGAATCGATGTATTGGTGAACAATGCCGGCATTGGCTACTTCGGAGCGATTGAAGAAAGCGAAGAGGCAGAGGTAAGAAGAATGTTTGAGATCAACTTCTTCGGCCTTGCAAGAATCACCAATGAAGTGCTGCCGATCATGCGAGCTCAACACAGTGGTCATATTCTAAACATCGCATCGATTGGAGGATTGGTTGGATTTCCAGCAGTAGGATTTTATAACGCCACCAAGTTTGCAGTGGATGGCTACTCCGAATCATTATCAAAAGAAGTTGCACACCTTGGAATTAAAGTAACGGTCATTGCTCCCAGCGGATTCAGAACAGATTGGGCAGGACGATCAGCCAATAATAGTCCTGTTGTCATTGAAGATTATCTTCCTTCTGCAGGTGCAAATAAAAATACGATCCGTGGATACAGCGGCCAGCAACCTGGCGATCCAGTAAGAGCTGCACAGGCGATTGTCAAAGTTGTTGAAACAGAACATCCACCTTTGAGATTATTGTTAGGTGCTGCAGCATTGAAAGGTGCGCGTAATAAGCTCGAAGTCCTTAAAAAGGATTTCGATACCTGGGAAGCAACTACCACTGGTGCGGACTTTCCTTCCTGA